A genomic region of Streptomyces rimosus contains the following coding sequences:
- a CDS encoding DUF3263 domain-containing protein, with protein MTSDSTEGGTGGAGTGALSPQDEAVLGVERRSWPRPGAKERVIRERLGISPTRYYQLLNALLDDPRALAHDPVTVNRLRRVRDARRSRR; from the coding sequence ATGACGAGCGACAGCACCGAGGGCGGCACCGGAGGCGCCGGCACCGGAGCACTGTCCCCCCAGGACGAGGCGGTGCTCGGTGTCGAGCGCCGCTCCTGGCCGCGTCCCGGCGCCAAGGAGCGGGTCATCCGCGAGCGGCTCGGCATCTCGCCGACCCGCTACTACCAGCTGCTGAACGCCCTGCTGGACGACCCGCGGGCGCTCGCCCACGACCCCGTCACGGTCAACCGGCTGCGCCGCGTCCGCGACGCCCGGCGCAGCCGCCGCTGA
- the otsB gene encoding trehalose-phosphatase — MGSPSNTLPTPVTEAGRDGLAALLDSPGRAVLALDFDGTLAGIVPDPEKARAHPGAVAALTRLAPLLGSLVVITGRPAGVAVRLGGFADAPGLERLVVLGGYGAERWDAAMGTVQAPPPPPGVAAVQAELPGVLDGLGAWHASWVEDKGRAIAVHTRRAADPQAAFELLRAPLYALAERHGLIVEPGRYVLELRPPGMDKGVALADHVRETGATTVLYGGDDLGDLAAFSAVDKLRSDGLAGVLVCSGSAEVAELAGRADLVVDGPPGVVALLHALADRLGAPPA; from the coding sequence ATGGGCAGCCCCTCGAACACCTTGCCGACGCCGGTCACCGAAGCGGGCCGGGACGGTCTCGCCGCGCTGCTGGACAGCCCCGGCCGCGCCGTGCTCGCGCTCGACTTCGACGGCACACTCGCCGGCATCGTGCCCGACCCCGAAAAGGCCCGCGCCCACCCCGGAGCCGTGGCGGCGCTGACCCGCCTGGCGCCGCTGCTGGGCTCGCTGGTGGTCATCACCGGCCGCCCGGCCGGCGTCGCGGTGCGCCTCGGCGGCTTCGCGGACGCGCCGGGCCTGGAGCGGCTCGTGGTCCTCGGCGGTTACGGCGCCGAGCGCTGGGACGCGGCCATGGGTACGGTCCAGGCCCCTCCGCCGCCGCCCGGCGTCGCCGCCGTACAGGCCGAACTCCCCGGCGTACTGGACGGGCTGGGCGCCTGGCACGCCTCGTGGGTGGAGGACAAGGGCCGCGCCATCGCCGTCCACACCCGCCGCGCCGCGGACCCGCAGGCCGCGTTCGAGCTGCTGCGCGCGCCCCTGTACGCGCTCGCCGAGCGGCACGGCCTGATCGTCGAACCGGGCCGCTACGTCCTCGAACTGCGCCCGCCCGGCATGGACAAGGGCGTCGCCCTGGCCGACCACGTACGCGAGACCGGCGCCACCACCGTCCTCTACGGCGGCGACGACCTCGGCGACCTCGCCGCCTTCTCCGCGGTGGACAAGCTGCGGTCGGACGGCCTGGCCGGGGTGCTGGTGTGCAGCGGCAGCGCGGAGGTCGCCGAGCTGGCGGGCCGGGCCGACCTCGTCGTCGACGGCCCGCCCGGCGTCGTCGCCCTGCTGCACGCCCTCGCGGACCGGCTGGGGGCGCCGCCCGCCTGA